A genomic segment from bacterium encodes:
- a CDS encoding thioesterase family protein: MKKVRTLYRVIYGDTDAMGVVYYANYLRWFEKGRNEWLRSIGVTYREIESWGVRAPVTQAYCHYLRPARYDDTLWIETDVEYLKRASIKFVYRILMEGDESELANGYTVHAFVDPEGRILTTPPILKERIQDLGSST; the protein is encoded by the coding sequence ATGAAGAAGGTCAGGACACTTTACAGGGTAATTTACGGCGACACCGACGCCATGGGTGTGGTCTATTATGCCAATTACCTACGGTGGTTTGAAAAGGGAAGGAACGAATGGTTGAGATCCATTGGTGTGACTTACAGGGAAATAGAATCCTGGGGAGTGCGCGCCCCAGTGACCCAGGCCTACTGCCATTATTTGAGACCTGCAAGATATGATGACACACTGTGGATCGAGACAGACGTGGAGTATTTGAAAAGGGCCTCCATCAAGTTCGTGTATCGGATCCTCATGGAGGGAGATGAGAGCGAATTGGCAAACGGTTACACGGTGCACGCCTTCGTGGATCCTGAGGGCAGGATTCTCACCACACCCCCTATCTTGAAAGAGCGAATCCAGGACCTGGGTTCAAGTACTTAA